A region of the Pricia mediterranea genome:
ATATGGTCTAATTATTCGCAGGGGGTTGCGCTCCTTGGAAAACCTTTTCTATTTTTGCGCTGCTAACATTTGAACTATAATTACATTAATCAGAATTTATCAAGATGAAAACGAAATTTAAGACGAGAAGGAACCTATTAATGATTTTTGCCGTAGTAGGCCTGGTTTCATGCCAGCAGACGAAAATTGGATATGTTGACAATGTAAGGCTGATGGACGAGTATCAAGGCAAAATGGATGTGGAGGCAGATTTTAAGGTCAAAGCGGATGCCTTGAACAAAAAGCGTGACAGTATATCGCAGGCTTTTCAGCAAGAGGCCCAAGCTTTTCAGACAGAAGCCGAAAAAATGTCGCAGAAAAAAGCACAGGAGCAGTATGCCGAAATGCAACAACGCGGTCAGATGATAGGGCAGCAGTTGCAACAGGAAGACCAACAATTGCAGGCGAGCGGACAAACCGAGATGGACAGTGTCGTGGGCAAGGTGAAAAAAGAGATTGAAGCCTACGGCAAGGCCAACGGGTACACCTATATTTTAGGCGGTGGTGACGGCGGAAGTGTACTCTACGGCACCGAGACCAATGACCTTACCGATGAGCTGGTCGAAATCTTGAACGAGAAGTACACCAAATAGGTTCGAACTCAAAGGTCCACCGTCGGGACGTTGATAGTGGAAAATAACGCCGTGGTTCCGCGTCGAGCATAACTATCGATTAAACACTCCATGCCCTAATTCGTGGGGATTGCGGTTTTGTGGCCAATTGTAAAAAACGTTGGTCTCTTCGCGCTTTGATCAAAAGGGTTTAATCCCCCCTGTTCTAACTCCGAAAAGAGGGACCGAGCTTTTGGGCGGGAGTTTAATAGAAATTCTCCGAAGATTGTTTATGGGCTTTTTCGTCAGGTTAAAGGTAAAACCCTGCAATTTTATTGCCGTTTTGAAACCTATGGAGTTTCAATTCATAGTGGTTTAGCTAAGGAGCTTGTGTTGCGGCAGGCCGGTGCAAAAGACGCGTCAATTTTATCGAAAGGTCGGTCAGTATAATTTTGGAGTTGCCGTTACGCTCGATGTGGTAAATGGCGTCTTCCAGTTCCCTGACGATATCGGTAATGTTGTTCTCGTGCACAAAAGGCGCAAAATTCTTCAGGAGAAAGCCATCGACGTGAAATCGCATAAAAGTAAGTTCTGCCGTGTTGAAGTTAAACAGCAAGGCTTGACGCATGACCGCAAGGCAGTACTGTAAAAAATTCTTTTGGGTCTCCCTGCCGGTCTTTGCCACCTCTTCTCCCCAAAGGATAAGTTCGCGAACCGCGGCTTTGTTGCCCTTGGCCTTAAAGGCGCTGCGGACCCACTGCACGAACCACTTTTCGAATATAAGGTCTTCCGAGTCTTTGTTTAAAAGGTCCAGCGCCTTGTTGAAGTTGCCATCGGCCTCGTGGGCCGTTAGTAAGGCTTCTTCGCGTGATGCTCCTTTTTCTACGAGGGCCTTCGCAATCGCCTCTTCCGCCAACGGGGGAAAATGCAACACCTGGCAACGCGACCGAATGGTCTGGATAATCTGTTCTTCGTCCTCGGCAATCAAAATGAAAACGGTATTGTTCGGAGGCTCCTCGATAAGTTTGAGTAGCTTGTTGGCGGCGGACAGGTTCATTTTTTCGGCCATCCAGATCAGCATCACCTTGTATCCGCCCTCGTAGGATTTTAACGCTAGTTTTTTAACGACGTCCTGGGCCTCGCCGACCCCGATTTGGCCCTGTTTCTTCTCGATACCGATCAGGCGGTACCAGTCAAAGAGGTTACCGTAAGGTTGCTCTTTCAGAAAACTCCTCCATTCTTCGCTGTAGTGGTCGCTGACCGCATGCTTCTTGGCCTTTTC
Encoded here:
- the holB gene encoding DNA polymerase III subunit delta' encodes the protein MLFKEILGLSHIKNHLTTSADAGRIPHAQLFVGPEGSGTLAMAVAYAQYLVCSNTDGENNGQNQACNTKFATFSHPDMHFAYPVSTSEKAKKHAVSDHYSEEWRSFLKEQPYGNLFDWYRLIGIEKKQGQIGVGEAQDVVKKLALKSYEGGYKVMLIWMAEKMNLSAANKLLKLIEEPPNNTVFILIAEDEEQIIQTIRSRCQVLHFPPLAEEAIAKALVEKGASREEALLTAHEADGNFNKALDLLNKDSEDLIFEKWFVQWVRSAFKAKGNKAAVRELILWGEEVAKTGRETQKNFLQYCLAVMRQALLFNFNTAELTFMRFHVDGFLLKNFAPFVHENNITDIVRELEDAIYHIERNGNSKIILTDLSIKLTRLLHRPAATQAP
- a CDS encoding OmpH family outer membrane protein; this encodes MKTKFKTRRNLLMIFAVVGLVSCQQTKIGYVDNVRLMDEYQGKMDVEADFKVKADALNKKRDSISQAFQQEAQAFQTEAEKMSQKKAQEQYAEMQQRGQMIGQQLQQEDQQLQASGQTEMDSVVGKVKKEIEAYGKANGYTYILGGGDGGSVLYGTETNDLTDELVEILNEKYTK